The Deinococcus roseus genome window below encodes:
- a CDS encoding amidohydrolase, with amino-acid sequence MTTLYKNARIWGSDVTSILVKEGWIEALGQTGEADQVVDLEGAHLLPGFNDAHVHIWKVGQLRTTTLDLRGIQTLPDLFSAIQERLKTLKPGEWLYARGWNEASLQEKRPPLRTELDQIAPENPILLTRTCAHIHAANSLAFSLAGIDGDTPNPPGGEVHFENGLLLETALGLIQKAMPKPSVQDYERWVLAGCEHLRDQGCTHATDPAVDPPLLQAYKNLAARGELPIRVNVLFIRRPDGGKETYPLPEPFDHPFLRVKSVKFFADGGLSGATAALSVPYQNTPEPSQGVLRFDTEELYALMKEAHLAGFQIGTHAIGDRTLDQVLGIYQRLYFEHPSEVRHRIEHFGLPGPEHLQLAHDLGIIVVPQAIFLRELRINFERYLPESFKPRCYNLRQMLDAGLTVALSSDGPVVKELRVLEGIRAATHEGMRPENNLTLSEAVEAYTLGGAKAQQQQDLYGTLEAGKKADFVLLSHAPDHPEARILRTILAEEHPS; translated from the coding sequence ATGACCACCCTCTACAAGAACGCCCGGATCTGGGGCAGTGATGTCACCTCCATTCTGGTCAAAGAGGGCTGGATCGAGGCATTGGGTCAGACAGGTGAAGCAGATCAGGTCGTTGACCTTGAAGGTGCCCACCTGCTCCCCGGTTTCAACGATGCCCACGTGCACATCTGGAAGGTCGGGCAACTGAGGACCACCACCCTGGACCTCAGGGGCATCCAGACCCTGCCAGATTTGTTTTCGGCCATTCAGGAGCGCTTAAAGACCCTGAAACCCGGTGAATGGCTGTACGCCAGAGGCTGGAATGAAGCGAGCCTGCAGGAAAAACGGCCTCCTTTAAGAACGGAACTGGACCAGATTGCCCCGGAAAACCCCATCTTGCTGACCCGCACCTGTGCCCACATCCATGCAGCCAATTCGCTGGCCTTTTCGCTGGCTGGAATTGATGGGGACACCCCCAACCCTCCAGGCGGTGAGGTGCATTTTGAAAACGGCCTGCTGCTGGAAACCGCGCTGGGCCTGATCCAGAAAGCCATGCCAAAACCCAGCGTGCAGGACTACGAACGCTGGGTTTTGGCCGGGTGTGAGCACCTGCGGGATCAGGGCTGCACCCATGCCACCGATCCTGCCGTGGATCCGCCCCTCCTGCAGGCCTACAAAAACCTTGCAGCAAGGGGAGAGCTGCCCATCCGGGTGAATGTCCTGTTCATCCGCAGGCCCGATGGGGGCAAGGAAACTTACCCTCTGCCAGAACCCTTTGACCATCCCTTCCTGAGGGTCAAATCGGTGAAGTTCTTTGCTGATGGTGGGCTTTCCGGGGCAACTGCGGCTTTAAGTGTGCCTTACCAGAACACCCCGGAGCCTTCACAGGGCGTTTTGCGCTTTGACACCGAAGAACTTTACGCCCTGATGAAAGAAGCCCATCTGGCCGGATTTCAGATTGGAACCCACGCCATCGGGGACCGCACACTGGATCAGGTGCTGGGCATTTACCAGAGGCTTTACTTTGAACATCCCAGCGAAGTTCGGCACCGCATCGAGCATTTTGGGCTGCCCGGTCCTGAACACCTGCAACTGGCCCATGACCTGGGCATCATCGTGGTGCCCCAGGCAATCTTTCTGCGGGAACTGCGCATCAACTTTGAGCGTTACCTCCCTGAAAGTTTCAAGCCAAGGTGTTATAACCTCAGACAGATGCTGGATGCTGGACTCACCGTGGCCCTCTCCAGCGATGGTCCGGTGGTCAAGGAACTGCGGGTGCTGGAAGGCATCCGTGCAGCCACCCATGAAGGCATGCGTCCAGAAAACAACCTCACCCTCTCAGAAGCGGTGGAAGCTTACACGCTGGGAGGGGCAAAAGCCCAGCAACAGCAGGATTTGTACGGCACCCTGGAGGCAGGCAAAAAAGCAGATTTTGTGCTGCTCAGCCATGCCCCGGACCACCCGGAAGCCCGAATTCTCAGAACCATCCTTGCAGAGGAGCACCCATCATGA
- a CDS encoding phospholipase A2, whose amino-acid sequence MNLKMILPAALLTLTLAACSSTQVPTSTAPASSISAEDQALLQELEANQPEVARTFREALQQSQEAQVQTQGEIQAQSVTSVMESIALGSNSNYNSKYSSRGSYPSYDWNRDGCSAPSWVSAIFGNANSRFRPACNQHDFGYRNYKKFHMANEWNRLKIDSKFYSNMLSICSSNYSWYNPLRYACNKSAETYYNAVRVAGWSHYY is encoded by the coding sequence ATGAACCTGAAAATGATTCTGCCCGCAGCCCTGCTGACCCTGACCCTCGCTGCCTGCTCCAGCACCCAGGTGCCCACCAGCACTGCCCCGGCAAGCAGCATCAGCGCCGAAGACCAGGCCCTGTTGCAAGAGCTGGAAGCCAATCAGCCTGAAGTCGCCAGAACCTTCCGGGAAGCCCTGCAGCAATCCCAGGAAGCCCAGGTGCAGACCCAGGGTGAAATCCAGGCCCAGAGCGTCACCTCGGTGATGGAATCCATCGCACTGGGCAGCAATTCCAATTACAACAGCAAATACAGCAGCCGGGGCAGCTACCCCTCCTATGACTGGAACCGCGATGGGTGTTCTGCCCCAAGCTGGGTTTCCGCCATCTTCGGAAATGCCAACAGCCGCTTCCGTCCGGCCTGCAACCAGCACGACTTTGGGTACCGCAACTACAAGAAATTCCACATGGCCAACGAATGGAACCGCCTGAAGATCGACAGCAAGTTCTACAGCAACATGCTCTCCATCTGCTCCAGCAATTACAGCTGGTACAACCCCCTGCGTTACGCCTGCAACAAGAGCGCCGAAACCTACTACAACGCTGTGCGGGTGGCCGGATGGTCCCACTACTACTGA
- a CDS encoding aspartate aminotransferase family protein produces MPHIQLNTPIPGPKSTESMKRRVENVSGALGQAMPISIKRAKGSLVEDVDGNTYIDLAGGIGTLGVGHSPDFVVKAIQEQAENLIHMCSIVATYEPYLELCEELNRITPGDFKKKTLLANGGSEAVENAVKFARRFTGRQGVIVFEGAYHGRTNLTMSMTSKYALFKKGFGPFASEIYRVPVPNLYRTPKGMTQEAYLQWCCDNLEHALISHVDGTALAAIVIEPVLGEGGFIPMPDAFLRKIREICTREGAVMIADEIQSGSGRTGKLYAIEHSGVVPDLVISAKSLGGGMPISAVTGRAEILDAPHIGGVGSTYGGNPVACAAALAAIRHINTPEVLSQAARVEAVVREIFEPLKGKVKALGEVRGVGAMMAVEFVKDQDTLEPWSDFVVEVVKRSLQKGVIVIRAGLYTNCIRFLPQLDIPEDQLREALQIVSEVVQQVDQDLGVVRA; encoded by the coding sequence ATGCCCCACATCCAACTGAACACCCCCATCCCGGGTCCCAAAAGCACCGAATCCATGAAGCGCCGTGTGGAGAACGTTTCAGGCGCACTTGGTCAGGCCATGCCCATTTCCATCAAACGTGCGAAAGGTTCGCTGGTGGAAGATGTGGATGGCAACACCTACATCGACCTTGCCGGGGGGATTGGCACCCTCGGGGTGGGCCATTCACCAGATTTTGTGGTCAAAGCCATTCAGGAGCAGGCCGAGAATCTGATTCACATGTGCTCCATTGTGGCGACCTATGAACCTTATCTGGAACTCTGCGAGGAGTTGAACCGGATCACGCCCGGAGATTTCAAAAAGAAAACCCTGCTGGCCAACGGTGGCTCTGAAGCCGTGGAGAACGCCGTGAAATTTGCCCGCAGGTTCACGGGCAGGCAGGGGGTGATTGTGTTTGAGGGGGCGTACCACGGGCGCACCAACCTGACCATGAGCATGACCAGCAAGTATGCCCTGTTCAAGAAGGGTTTTGGCCCGTTTGCTTCAGAGATCTACCGGGTGCCCGTGCCCAACCTGTACCGCACGCCCAAAGGCATGACCCAGGAGGCGTACCTGCAGTGGTGCTGTGACAACCTGGAACACGCCCTGATTTCCCATGTGGATGGGACGGCCCTGGCGGCCATCGTGATTGAACCGGTGCTGGGAGAGGGGGGCTTCATCCCGATGCCGGACGCTTTCCTGCGCAAAATCCGTGAGATCTGCACCCGTGAAGGGGCCGTGATGATCGCAGATGAAATCCAGTCGGGTTCGGGCCGCACCGGGAAGCTTTACGCCATTGAGCATTCTGGTGTGGTTCCTGATCTGGTGATCAGTGCCAAGAGCCTGGGGGGCGGCATGCCCATCAGTGCAGTGACCGGACGGGCAGAGATTCTGGACGCACCGCACATTGGTGGCGTGGGCAGCACTTACGGTGGAAATCCAGTGGCCTGCGCTGCTGCCCTTGCGGCCATCCGTCACATCAACACCCCCGAAGTGCTGTCCCAGGCCGCGCGGGTGGAAGCCGTGGTGCGCGAAATCTTTGAACCCCTCAAGGGCAAAGTCAAAGCCCTGGGAGAGGTGCGCGGTGTCGGGGCCATGATGGCCGTGGAGTTCGTGAAAGACCAGGACACCCTGGAACCCTGGTCGGATTTCGTGGTGGAGGTGGTCAAGCGCAGCCTGCAAAAAGGGGTCATCGTGATCCGTGCGGGTCTGTACACCAACTGCATTCGCTTCCTGCCCCAGCTGGACATCCCCGAAGACCAGCTTCGTGAAGCCCTGCAAATCGTTTCGGAAGTGGTGCAGCAGGTGGACCAGGACCTGGGGGTGGTCCGTGCCTGA
- a CDS encoding PadR family transcriptional regulator: MTGMNMDEVPSPKLELEMRRGVLVLAVLSQLRQPQYGYSLRQALAQQNLPIEEGTLYPLLRRLESQGHLQSEWRTDDGQPRRYYQLNAQGEALLRQLTASWNALNASLTGLLKEEST; the protein is encoded by the coding sequence ATGACTGGAATGAACATGGATGAAGTCCCCTCTCCCAAACTGGAACTCGAAATGCGCAGGGGCGTGCTGGTGCTGGCTGTGCTGTCCCAGCTCAGGCAGCCACAATACGGTTACTCCCTGCGTCAGGCCCTCGCCCAGCAGAACCTGCCCATCGAAGAAGGCACCCTTTACCCGCTGCTGCGCCGCCTGGAAAGTCAGGGTCATCTGCAGTCCGAATGGCGCACCGATGACGGTCAGCCCAGACGGTACTACCAGCTCAACGCGCAGGGTGAAGCCCTGCTCAGGCAACTCACGGCCTCATGGAATGCCCTGAATGCATCCCTGACGGGCTTGCTGAAGGAGGAAAGCACATGA
- a CDS encoding NAD-dependent succinate-semialdehyde dehydrogenase has translation MTTQVLDYPTQAYINGQWISTGRTFTISNPATAEKLFEVADCGAQQAEAALQAALEGYKVWKKVNPFERGKIIAKWAALMHENSEKLARIMTLEMGKPIIETRGEVKYAASFAEWYAEEGKRNAGEMLHMPFDHKRAMARYEPVGVCYAVTPWNFPAGMVTRKVAPALAAGCVMVLKPAEQSPVTALYLAELWEEAGGPKGTFQVLPALDPVPVSKPFIDSPDCRKITFTGSTEVGRILYAQAAQTLKRISFELGGHAPFIIFPDADLDLAVKEVMLAKYRNAGQTCVCINRLYVHEDIAEAFTAKLVEKVKTLKVGNPIEQTTSIGPLVEEQGLKKVQRHVQDAVDRGATLDLGGESLGGLFYAPTVLSNVTADMLIMNEETFGPVAAISTFKTTEEAIELANNTPFGLAAYLWTKDIATGFKVSEALDYGIVGVNDGVPSAASPHVPFGGTKFSGVGREGGIWGLMEYLEVKLVSYGLYE, from the coding sequence ATGACCACCCAGGTACTGGATTACCCGACCCAGGCTTACATCAACGGACAGTGGATTTCCACAGGTCGCACCTTCACCATCAGCAATCCTGCTACTGCAGAAAAGCTCTTTGAAGTGGCAGATTGTGGTGCCCAGCAAGCAGAAGCAGCACTCCAGGCCGCTCTGGAAGGCTACAAGGTCTGGAAAAAAGTCAATCCCTTTGAGCGCGGAAAAATCATCGCGAAATGGGCCGCCCTGATGCACGAGAACAGCGAAAAACTGGCCCGCATCATGACCTTGGAGATGGGCAAACCCATCATCGAAACCCGTGGTGAGGTCAAATACGCTGCAAGCTTTGCAGAATGGTACGCAGAGGAAGGCAAACGCAATGCAGGCGAAATGCTGCACATGCCTTTCGACCACAAACGCGCCATGGCCCGCTACGAGCCTGTCGGGGTGTGTTATGCCGTGACCCCCTGGAATTTCCCGGCTGGCATGGTGACCCGCAAAGTTGCCCCTGCGCTGGCTGCAGGCTGCGTGATGGTTCTGAAACCTGCAGAGCAAAGCCCTGTCACCGCCCTGTACCTTGCCGAATTGTGGGAAGAAGCCGGAGGTCCGAAAGGCACCTTCCAGGTTTTGCCTGCTCTGGATCCCGTTCCGGTCAGCAAACCCTTCATTGACAGCCCGGACTGCCGCAAGATCACCTTCACGGGCAGCACGGAAGTCGGGCGAATTCTGTATGCCCAGGCCGCCCAGACCCTCAAGCGCATCTCCTTTGAGCTGGGAGGACACGCTCCTTTCATCATCTTCCCGGACGCAGACCTCGATCTGGCCGTCAAGGAAGTGATGCTGGCCAAGTACCGCAATGCGGGCCAGACCTGCGTGTGCATCAACCGCCTGTACGTGCATGAAGACATTGCAGAAGCCTTCACCGCCAAACTGGTCGAGAAAGTCAAAACCCTCAAGGTGGGCAACCCCATCGAACAGACCACCAGCATTGGCCCCCTGGTGGAAGAACAGGGCCTGAAAAAAGTCCAGCGTCACGTGCAGGACGCTGTGGACAGGGGCGCAACCCTGGACCTTGGAGGGGAAAGCCTGGGAGGACTCTTTTACGCTCCCACCGTGCTTTCCAATGTCACTGCAGACATGTTGATCATGAACGAGGAGACCTTCGGGCCTGTGGCGGCCATCTCCACCTTCAAGACCACCGAAGAAGCCATCGAACTGGCCAACAACACCCCTTTTGGCCTTGCAGCTTACCTGTGGACCAAGGACATCGCCACGGGCTTCAAAGTGTCGGAAGCCCTCGATTACGGCATTGTCGGGGTCAACGACGGGGTGCCCAGCGCAGCCAGCCCACACGTTCCTTTCGGAGGCACCAAATTCTCCGGGGTTGGACGCGAAGGGGGCATCTGGGGCCTGATGGAGTACCTGGAAGTCAAACTGGTCAGTTACGGCCTGTACGAATAA
- a CDS encoding GNAT family N-acetyltransferase, translated as MPERFQVVQSTPEMAARLAEIQRACFPDLAEDELMREEHYLSHQNVFPEGQHAVLDLETGLVAGSSSDLRMDIDFDHFQHRYMDAVDSNYLTNHNPAGEWLYGADIAVHPDYRGYGLSTLLYNARHDLIRRLGLKGHVAGAMPKGYHQHRDLLIEEYVQKVMAGELRDPVLSVQLKRGYQVHGIIPDYLEDPSCGNYGVFIVWKNPERMA; from the coding sequence GTGCCTGAACGTTTTCAGGTGGTGCAGTCCACCCCGGAGATGGCAGCAAGGCTCGCTGAAATCCAGCGGGCCTGCTTCCCGGATCTGGCCGAAGATGAACTGATGCGAGAAGAGCATTACCTCTCCCATCAGAACGTTTTCCCAGAAGGGCAACATGCTGTGCTGGATCTGGAAACAGGTCTGGTGGCGGGGTCCAGCAGCGATCTGCGCATGGACATCGACTTTGACCACTTCCAGCACCGTTACATGGACGCCGTGGACAGCAATTACCTCACCAACCACAATCCAGCAGGGGAGTGGCTGTATGGAGCAGACATCGCGGTGCATCCCGATTACCGGGGATACGGCCTCAGCACCCTGCTCTACAACGCCAGACACGACCTGATCCGCAGGCTGGGCCTGAAGGGCCATGTGGCCGGAGCGATGCCCAAAGGGTACCACCAGCACCGGGACCTCCTGATTGAAGAGTACGTGCAGAAGGTGATGGCCGGGGAACTGCGGGACCCGGTGCTGAGTGTGCAACTGAAACGGGGCTATCAGGTGCACGGCATCATCCCCGATTACCTTGAAGATCCCAGTTGCGGCAATTACGGGGTCTTCATCGTCTGGAAGAACCCGGAGCGGATGGCATGA
- the map gene encoding type I methionyl aminopeptidase, with protein MSRITLKNHADIEALRRAGGLVAETFRYLEPFVRPGASLLELDRLAEEFIRSKGAIPAYIGYRGFPNTICVAVNEGICHGIPSPYRLREGDIVGVDIGVQWDGYYGDACYTYTVGHVSPLARKLVDTTRECLEAAIKTVKPGSYIKDIGYAIQQMAESRGFSVVREYIGHGIGKKLHEQPDIPHWVPNSRSLNSTYNTRLKEGMVFTIEPMINAGHYATKLLSDEWTVVTADGSLSAQFEHTIAVTSKGADILTL; from the coding sequence ATGTCGCGGATCACGCTGAAAAACCATGCAGACATCGAAGCACTGCGCAGGGCCGGAGGACTGGTGGCGGAAACCTTCCGTTACCTGGAACCTTTTGTCAGGCCTGGTGCAAGTCTGCTCGAACTGGACAGACTTGCGGAAGAATTCATCCGCTCCAAAGGGGCCATTCCGGCCTACATCGGTTACCGGGGTTTCCCCAACACCATCTGTGTGGCTGTCAACGAAGGCATCTGCCACGGCATCCCCAGTCCTTACCGCCTGCGTGAGGGAGACATTGTGGGTGTGGACATCGGGGTGCAATGGGACGGCTATTACGGAGATGCCTGCTACACCTACACAGTGGGCCATGTTTCCCCCCTGGCCCGCAAACTGGTGGACACCACCCGAGAATGCCTGGAAGCCGCCATCAAGACCGTCAAACCTGGCTCTTACATCAAAGACATCGGTTACGCCATTCAGCAAATGGCAGAATCCAGAGGCTTCAGTGTGGTCAGAGAGTACATCGGGCACGGCATTGGCAAGAAACTGCACGAACAGCCAGACATTCCCCACTGGGTGCCCAACTCCCGCTCCCTCAACAGCACCTACAACACCCGTCTGAAAGAGGGCATGGTGTTCACCATCGAACCCATGATCAACGCAGGCCATTACGCCACCAAACTCCTCAGCGATGAGTGGACTGTGGTGACAGCAGACGGCTCGCTCTCTGCGCAATTTGAGCACACCATTGCAGTGACCTCTAAAGGGGCGGACATTCTGACCCTTTGA
- a CDS encoding ATP-binding protein, whose product MKRTRKQTQLFCCLGQPRMVVGQQSQALPNERSLWLLTYLAAQEDWVMREELAHVLWPDAEGSVARTRLRQLILRIKDQGLAPQMEVENHRLRWTEGSDLHLFRLAYSRRNWQEAHQIHHGLLLMGCATEASDEFTAWLDLERFKLQSQWRTAAHQHALKLQQQDPQKAEEVLKDILEQDGLAEDVLCDYLRVACRNDHQDAAAERYLKFVRDLEQQLQMQPRTETQQLFARLRAEKFPAVFPVVASGEHPGERAVPSMQQTSSLLGRQQELQVILKQLADPGIQILTLTGVGGAGKTRLALEVARQTQMQGCFLSLVGHPADQPILQKLAQELGLSASPMPLLEDQLRQTLGHQSRLLILDNVEQILPQAREFVRWLHDLPAVKVLLTSRICLGVMGEHVHALGGLQAAETLDALSPALSPALQLLLEASNRVQRPTDWTAEDWEAAGQICQRVEGLPLGLELAGAWRRLLGWTEIRDELDKSLDFLTGALPGLPERHSGMRIVFEHSWRLLPENLQHALSKLMVFRGSFERVSALQITGISNRDLLSLVDHSLVRRVRGSDQRFEVHELIREYVAEKQQAFPEVVQQIRESHARYFAAYVHQHDPYAFGANQQLVLQKLTQEQDNLHIACQHLFDLQDIKTLLPLFTPLCLLWVTRNMTLQAFEWLSKVRKLPGVQRQPEHYAELLLNQGNLARFLGQFAEAEQHYLDSLQYAEQHEVFHTACAARNSLGAMYLIQGRIPEAQNFFQNNLAVMSRMPAACKHQQSFSHLGMGHVFRIAGDFEQAGQCFQHSLHLIQQQGTHHFIAYVFEGLSILATDLGKHEEAYLWMSRCIEAKNRLDNTFEMAVSHYDLACIARSQGHLEKATRHFVQSFKLAVNWNQLQSVPATLEHLAELTAHFQQTRMALQLWGAAQTLSRKIQLPFSRPIPQRSIPLYQQSRAAVGEFEAHRLETEGSCLSLHQWVALLEGWVLEDHAGAGFEEGITSLKESKSGLVLSDRVFL is encoded by the coding sequence ATGAAAAGAACCCGCAAGCAAACTCAGCTTTTCTGTTGCCTGGGACAGCCCAGGATGGTGGTGGGACAGCAATCCCAGGCGCTGCCCAACGAGCGCTCCCTGTGGCTCCTGACCTATCTGGCCGCCCAGGAAGACTGGGTCATGCGGGAAGAACTGGCCCATGTGCTGTGGCCAGATGCAGAAGGCAGTGTGGCCCGCACCCGCCTCAGGCAGTTGATTTTGCGCATCAAAGACCAGGGGCTGGCCCCCCAGATGGAAGTGGAAAACCATCGCCTGAGGTGGACTGAAGGCAGTGACCTGCACCTCTTCCGCCTGGCTTACAGCCGCCGCAACTGGCAGGAGGCACACCAGATTCACCACGGCTTGCTTTTGATGGGCTGTGCCACAGAGGCCTCAGATGAATTTACCGCATGGCTGGATCTGGAGCGCTTCAAACTGCAATCCCAATGGAGAACGGCTGCCCACCAGCACGCCCTGAAATTGCAGCAGCAGGACCCCCAGAAAGCAGAGGAGGTCCTGAAGGACATTCTGGAACAGGATGGTCTGGCAGAAGATGTGCTGTGCGATTACCTGCGCGTGGCTTGCAGAAATGACCACCAGGATGCTGCTGCAGAACGCTACCTGAAGTTTGTGCGTGACCTCGAACAGCAATTGCAGATGCAACCCCGCACCGAGACCCAGCAGCTGTTTGCACGGCTCAGGGCAGAAAAATTCCCTGCTGTGTTTCCTGTGGTGGCATCAGGTGAACACCCCGGAGAACGCGCAGTGCCTTCAATGCAGCAGACTTCCTCCTTGCTGGGCAGGCAACAGGAATTGCAGGTCATCCTCAAACAGCTGGCAGACCCTGGCATCCAGATCCTCACCCTGACTGGAGTGGGAGGGGCAGGGAAGACCCGCCTTGCGCTGGAAGTGGCCCGGCAAACACAGATGCAGGGTTGTTTTCTCAGTCTGGTGGGGCATCCAGCAGACCAGCCCATCTTGCAGAAACTGGCCCAGGAACTGGGGCTGTCCGCCTCTCCCATGCCCCTGCTGGAAGACCAGTTGCGCCAGACCCTCGGGCATCAGTCCAGACTTTTGATTCTGGACAATGTGGAGCAGATTTTGCCCCAGGCCCGTGAATTTGTGCGCTGGCTGCATGACCTGCCAGCAGTGAAGGTGCTGCTGACCAGCCGCATCTGCCTGGGGGTGATGGGAGAACACGTGCATGCCCTGGGAGGTTTGCAGGCTGCAGAAACTCTAGATGCCCTTTCACCTGCCCTTTCACCTGCCCTCCAATTGCTGCTGGAAGCTTCCAATCGGGTGCAGCGACCCACAGACTGGACTGCAGAAGACTGGGAAGCTGCCGGCCAGATCTGTCAGCGGGTGGAGGGGCTTCCTCTGGGCCTGGAACTGGCTGGAGCCTGGAGGCGGCTGCTGGGATGGACCGAAATTCGAGATGAACTGGATAAAAGCCTGGACTTCCTGACCGGAGCCCTGCCCGGACTTCCTGAAAGGCATTCCGGGATGCGCATTGTCTTTGAGCATTCCTGGCGGCTGCTCCCTGAAAATCTGCAACATGCCCTCAGCAAACTGATGGTGTTCCGGGGAAGTTTTGAAAGGGTGTCTGCCCTGCAAATCACGGGAATCAGCAACCGTGATTTGCTTTCCCTGGTGGACCATTCTCTGGTGCGGCGGGTGCGGGGCAGCGACCAGCGCTTCGAGGTGCACGAACTGATCCGTGAATATGTGGCGGAGAAGCAGCAGGCATTTCCAGAAGTGGTCCAGCAGATTCGAGAAAGCCATGCCCGCTATTTTGCGGCTTACGTGCATCAGCACGATCCTTATGCTTTTGGGGCAAACCAGCAACTGGTCCTGCAGAAACTGACCCAGGAACAGGACAACCTGCACATTGCCTGCCAGCATCTTTTTGACCTTCAGGACATCAAAACCCTGTTGCCCCTGTTCACACCCCTGTGTCTGCTGTGGGTCACCCGCAACATGACTTTGCAGGCCTTTGAATGGCTCAGCAAAGTCCGAAAACTGCCTGGAGTGCAACGCCAGCCAGAGCATTATGCGGAATTGCTGTTGAATCAGGGAAACCTTGCCCGCTTTCTGGGCCAATTTGCAGAGGCAGAGCAGCATTACCTGGACAGCTTGCAGTACGCCGAACAGCATGAGGTGTTCCACACGGCCTGTGCAGCCCGCAACAGTCTGGGGGCCATGTACCTGATCCAGGGCCGCATCCCAGAAGCCCAGAATTTCTTTCAGAACAATCTGGCAGTCATGTCACGGATGCCCGCAGCCTGCAAACACCAGCAATCCTTCAGCCACCTGGGCATGGGGCATGTGTTTCGCATCGCAGGAGATTTTGAACAGGCAGGACAATGTTTTCAGCACAGCCTGCACCTCATTCAGCAGCAGGGAACGCACCATTTCATCGCTTACGTCTTTGAAGGCCTGAGCATTCTGGCCACCGACCTTGGAAAACATGAAGAAGCCTACCTGTGGATGTCCCGCTGCATTGAGGCCAAGAACCGACTGGACAACACCTTTGAAATGGCCGTTTCCCATTACGATCTGGCATGCATTGCCAGATCACAGGGCCACCTGGAGAAAGCCACCCGGCACTTTGTGCAGAGCTTCAAACTGGCAGTCAACTGGAACCAGCTGCAATCGGTGCCTGCCACCCTGGAGCATCTGGCAGAACTCACAGCCCATTTCCAGCAAACCCGCATGGCATTGCAGTTGTGGGGTGCAGCCCAGACCCTGAGCAGAAAAATTCAGTTGCCTTTCTCCCGTCCCATCCCCCAGCGTTCCATCCCGTTGTACCAGCAAAGCCGTGCTGCCGTGGGAGAATTTGAAGCCCACCGTCTGGAAACTGAAGGCAGCTGCCTCAGCCTGCACCAGTGGGTTGCTCTGCTTGAGGGATGGGTTCTGGAAGACCATGCAGGTGCAGGTTTTGAGGAGGGGATCACCTCTTTAAAGGAAAGCAAGTCAGGTCTGGTGCTTTCGGACAGGGTTTTCCTGTAA